From the Manihot esculenta cultivar AM560-2 chromosome 3, M.esculenta_v8, whole genome shotgun sequence genome, one window contains:
- the LOC110611457 gene encoding ubiquitin-conjugating enzyme E2 32, producing MAEDKYNLKNPAVKRILQEVKEMQSNPSDDFMSLPLEENIFEWQFAIRGPSDTEFEGGIYHGRIQLPAEYPFKPPSFMLLTSNGRFETQTKICLSISNHHPEHWQPSWSVRTALVALIAFMPTNPNGALGSLDYKKEERRVLAVKSREAPPRFGTPERQKLIDEIHEYMLSRAPPVPQLNPAQDSEEQNTNREGEAQSSLQEDGAIAAHSNPDPVDGENLAVGDRVIEEVPEAAVDANPGTAELRVSREIPAGGSSDQLLHKPETRAQKPADDRLFTWAAVGLTIAIMVLLLKKFMKSSGYGALFMDGS from the exons ATGGCTGAGGACAAGTATAATTTGAAGAACCCGGCGGTCAAGAGGATTTTGCAGGAGGTCAAAGAGATGCAATCTAATCCTTCTGATGATTTCATGAGCCTACCGCTCGAG GAGAACATATTTGAATGGCAATTTGCCATCAGGGGCCCCAGTGACACTGAGTTTGAGGGTGGGATTTATCATGGACGGATTCAATTACCTGCAGAGTATCCTTTCAAACCTCCTTCGTTCATGTTGTTGACA TCGAATGGCCGTTTTGAAACCCAGACAAAAATATGCTTAAGCATTTCAAATCACCATCCTGAGCACTGGCAGCCATCATGGAGTG TACGGACAGCTCTGGTAGCTCTTATTGCATTCATGCCTACCAATCCAAATGGTGCACTGGGCTCACTAGACTACAAGAAGGAAGAAAGACGTGTGCTGGCTGTCAAATCTCGTGAAGCACCCCCTAGATTTGGGACTCCTGAGCGTCAAAAGCTCATTGATGAG ATTCACGAGTATATGCTAAGCAGGGCACCACCAGTTCCTCAGCTAAACCCCGCACAGGATTCTGAAGAACAAAATACCAACAGGGAGGGAGAAGCCCAGTCAAGTTTGCAAGAAGATGGAGCCATAGCTGCACATTCAAATCCAGATCCAGTAGATGGAGAAAATCTGGCAGTAGGTGATAGGGTTATCGAAGAAGTGCCTGAGGCTGCTGTTGATGCGAATCCTGGCACTGCAGAATTGAGGGTATCAAGAGAGATTCCTGCTGGTGGTTCAAGTGATCAGCTACTGCATAAGCCAGAGACGAGAGCTCAAAAACCAGCAGATGATCGCTTGTTCACATGGGCTGCTGTTGGACTCACCATTGCAATTATGGTTCTTTTGCTGAAGAAGTTCATGAAATCCAGCGGATATGGTGCACTGTTCATGGATGGATCATAA
- the LOC110611456 gene encoding DELLA protein RGL1 has product MAGVHRLSTEEVMRISRERFIHIYTQHYIDLSTIHHFFDASLFDLSGEEIKDVELALLLLASAHKVSNQQFDAASKFLNLCAFLSSRTGSSVQRVIHYFTKALQERISRRIGIVPLNGSESKERMLLHPSQTTVRFDPALISCSLKLPCVQLTKFAGVQAVIDNLPSARKVHLINLSIGTGGNCTVLMQALANRQDCPVELLKITAVGVTALRQNFEDTGKRLACFAETLKLPFFFQTVTFVNIKDLKEDMFELSNDEEIAIFAPCIVRNIKAQPGCLSSLVRVLRNLNPCVLVMIELEANHSSTIFIDQFVEALQFYSSCFDCIQDCIDQSESRIAAEAFLGQEIKNIVAVKYEEKIYHHMKIDEWRAYFTRLGLVEIEVSRSCFEQAELMLQNFASGKSCLLVRNGKCLICGWKGTSHFSVSAWKFHRRR; this is encoded by the coding sequence ATGGCTGGTGTTCATAGGCTGTCAACTGAAGAAGTCATGAGGATATCAAGAGAAAGGTTCATCCATATTTATACTCAACATTACATTGACCTCTCCACAATTCACCATTTCTTTGATGCCTCTCTTTTTGATCTTTCTGGTGAAGAGATCAAAGATGTGGAACTGGCACTTCTACTTCTAGCTTCTGCTCACAAGGTGAGTAATCAACAATTTGATGCTGCAAGTAAATTCCTCAACTTGTGTGCTTTCTTGTCTTCTAGAACAGGAAGTTCAGTTCAAAGGGTAATCCACTATTTCACCAAAGCTCTACAAGAGAGAATTTCACGACGAATCGGGATTGTCCCTTTAAATGGATCAGAGAGTAAAGAAAGAATGCTATTGCATCCATCACAAACAACAGTGCGTTTTGATCCTGCGCTTATTTCGTGCAGCTTAAAGCTTCCTTGTGTTCAACTAACCAAGTTTGCCGGAGTGCAAGCTGTTATAGATAATTTACCCTCAGCCAGAAAAGTACATTTAATCAACTTATCAATTGGAACTGGAGGGAACTGCACAGTATTGATGCAAGCTCTTGCAAATCGTCAGGATTGCCCAGTTGAGCTTCTAAAAATAACTGCTGTTGGAGTAACTGCATTAAGACAGAATTTTGAAGACACTGGTAAAAGGTTAGCCTGTTTTGCTGAAACCTTAAAGCTACCATTCTTCTTCCAAACTGTTACATTTGTAAACATCAAGGATCTCAAAGAAGATATGTTCGAATTAAGTAATGATGAAGAAATTGCAATTTTCGCCCCCTGTATagtaagaaacataaaagcaCAGCCAGGTTGCTTATCATCTCTAGTAAGAGTACTAAGAAACTTAAATCCATGTGTGCTGGTGATGATTGAATTAGAAGCAAATCACAGTTCAACAATATTCATAGACCAGTTTGTTGAAGCACTACAGTTCTATAGTTCATGTTTTGATTGTATTCAGGATTGTATTGATCAGAGTGAAAGCAGGATTGCAGCAGAAGCATTTTTAGGACAGGAAATCAAGAATATTGTTGCAGTTAAATATGAGGAGAAGATTTACCATCACATGAAGATTGATGAATGGAGGGCTTATTTTACCAGGCTTGGATTGGTGGAAATAGAAGTTAGCAGATCATGTTTTGAGCAGGCAGAATTGATGCTACAGAATTTTGCTTCTGGGAAATCTTGCTTACTTGTCAGAAATGGCAAATGCCTTATTTGTGGCTGGAAGGGAACTTCACATTTTTCAGTTTCTGCTTGGAAGTTCCACCGAAGACGGTGA
- the LOC110611455 gene encoding pentatricopeptide repeat-containing protein At4g18840 has product MSISCAPYILSTPNKMAHNPRPKSELRRPDPAISLLQLCKKVEELKQVHTLLVKTSLIREKHAFGRLLLSFASFDNLGTLDYAQKLFDTVDIPRNSFMYNTMIRAYVNCGNPREAFVVYSEMVCEDSARPDDFTFTFVFSACSKFNAVSEGKQAHAQMIKCAVKFGPHSWNSLMDFYMKIGEIGTVIHRLFDRIENPDIVSWNCLIDGYVKSSNLGQARRVFDEMPQRDVVSWTIMLVGYVNAGLLSEASYLFNEMPERNLVSWTALINGYLKMGNYGRALDIFKEMQMAEVEMDEITITTLLSACAKLGALDQGRWLHTYLDKSGVKADAHLSTALIDMYSKCGRIDLARKVFKETEDKKVFVWNSMLGGLAMHSFGEEAVELFDKMIKYGIEPNEITYICILAACNHSGLVSVGLSLFNQLIEDHKLQPKMEHYGCLVDLLGRAGLLYEAFRLVKTMPLQADGTVWRALLGACKLHGNVKMADQVGRILIKLEPLNHMNYVLLSNIYATVNRWEIVGELRREMKVKGLTKMPGCSMIELNGVVHEFVARDSSHPRSREIYELLNIMTNHAKESMNCYDDL; this is encoded by the coding sequence ATGAGCATATCTTGCGCTCCCTATATTTTGTCGACACCAAACAAAATGGCACATAACCCTCGACCAAAATCTGAGTTAAGGAGACCTGATCCTGCCATTTCACTGCTTCAACTCTGTAAAAAGGTAGAAGAGCTAAAACAAGTGCATACCCTTCTCGTCAAGACCTCCCTTATCAGAGAAAAACATGCCTTTGGCCGTCTTCTTTTATCATTTGCCTCCTTTGATAATCTGGGTACTCTTGATTATGCTCAGAAACTGTTTGATACCGTTGATATCCCAAGAAACTCATTCATGTATAATACCATGATAAGGGCCTACGTGAATTGTGGTAATCCGAGAGAAGCATTTGTTGTTTATTCAGAAATGGTGTGTGAGGATTCTGCTCGCCCTGATGATTTCACTTTTACTTTTGTGTTTTCTGCTTGCTCCAAGTTTAATGCTGTTTCCGAAGGCAAGCAAGCACATGCCCAGATGATAAAATGCGCTGTTAAGTTTGGGCCCCATTCTTGGAATTCCTTGATGGATTTTTATATGAAGATTGGAGAGATAGGAACTGTGATTCATCGCTTGTTTGACAGAATTGAGAATCCAGATATTGTTTCTTGGAATTGTTTGATTGATGGGTACGTAAAATCAAGTAATTTGGGTCAGGCACGAAGAGTTTTTGATGAAATGCCTCAAAGAGATGTGGTGTCGTGGACTATAATGCTTGTCGGCTATGTAAATGCTGGTTTGTTGAGTGAAGCTTCTTATTTATTCAATGAGATGCCAGAAAGGAACTTGGTTTCTTGGACTGCGTTAATTAATGGTTACTTAAAAATGGGAAATTATGGTAGGGCTCTGGATATTTTCAAAGAGATGCAAATGGCCGAAGTTGAAATGGATGAGATCACTATAACAACTTTGCTCTCTGCTTGTGCCAAGTTGGGAGCTTTGGATCAAGGCCGTTGGCTCCACACATACCTTGATAAAAGTGGTGTTAAAGCTGATGCCCATTTATCAACGGCGTTGATTGACATGTACAGCAAGTGTGGACGAATAGACTTGGCTAGGAAAGTTTTCAAGGAAACAGAAGATAAGAAAGTATTTGTGTGGAACTCAATGTTAGGAGGACTGGCAATGCATTCATTTGGAGAGGAAGCTGTTGAGCTGTTTGACAAAATGATAAAGTATGGAATAGAACCTAATGAAATCACATACATCTGCATTTTAGCAGCATGTAATCATTCAGGTCTTGTTAGTGTTGGATTGTCTCTCTTTAATCAACTGATCGAAGATCATAAACTGCAACCTAAAATGGAGCACTATGGATGCCTTGTCGATCTATTGGGTCGTGCAGGTTTGTTATACGAGGCATTTCGGTTAGTTAAAACTATGCCTTTGCAAGCTGATGGAACTGTATGGAGAGCCCTCCTTGGTGCTTGTAAGCTGCATGGAAATGTTAAGATGGCAGACCAAGTTGGGAGAATTTTGATCAAGTTGGAGCCCCTAAATCACATGAATTATGTCCTTCTTTCGAATATATATGCAACGGTTAATAGATGGGAAATTGTTGGAGAGTTGAGGAGAGAGATGAAAGTGAAAGGTTTGACAAAAATGCCTGGATGCAGCATGATTGAGCTGAATGGTGTAGTCCATGAATTCGTTGCTAGAGACTCTTCTCACCCCAGAAGTCGAGAGATCTACGAATTGTTGAATATAATGACTAACCATGCGAAAGAATCCATGAACTGTTATGATGACCTTTGA